The Flavobacterium sp. 140616W15 sequence AGAAGAATCTAAAACCAATTCATCGATTACAAAGTAGAAAATAGAACAAAGAATATAGAATAAAGAGAATAGATATTGAAATCTATTTTCTATCCTCTTTTCTCTATTTTCTCAAAAAATAAAATATGAAAATCAATTTCCAAAATAAACATATCGCTTTTCTTTTACTGCTAAGTTCACAGTTGACTTTGGCACAAAAAAAGGATGAAACAAAAAAGAAAGAAGAAACAATTGGAACCGAAGAAGTAAATGTGGTAAAAGCATATTTGCCTACAATCTCAGATGCTTTTAAGGTAAAAGAAATCCCTTCTTTAAATGATGATGGGAATGCTCCTAAAGAAACGATTAAATATACTATTTTTTCTTTTCCAGTAGCATCGACTTTTACGCCTTCAAAAGGAAATGCTCAAGGAGTAGATAAGGCTAAAAAAGAGCATTTATTTACTAATTATGCAACTGCAGGAGTTGGAAATTATGGTAATTTAAATGCTGAATTATTTGTTGCGCAGGAATTAGGAAACAATGATTATGTAGCAGGAATGTTTAAGCATCAATCATCACAAGGAGGAATAAAAGGAATAGATCTTAATGACAAATTTTATGATACTTCATTAGATGTGATCTATGGAGTAAAAAATAGAGATATGTCCTGGAGTATTGATTTAGGATATCAAAATCAGATTTATAATTGGTATGGGCTGCCAGTCGATTTTGGTTCAACTTTAACTCCGCAGGATCGTGGAATGCTGCTTAGTAGTATAAGTCCAAAGCATTCGTATAATGGAATTAATCTTGGAGGGAATATTGATTTCAGTGATGGGATTTTTACTAAAGCAAGTATGAAATATAGTCACTTTTCGGATGGTTTGAAATCTTCTGAAAATAGATTTTACATAAAGCCGTCTTTTAAAGTAGAGATAATGGATCAATCTATTAATACAGATGTAATTGTAGATTATGTAGGTGGAAGTTTTGAGAATAATTACGAGAAAACAAATTTACAGCCTATAAAATACGGTTTTACAAATTTTGGATTATCACCGAGTTTTGTAATGCAACAAGATGATTGGACGCTGAATTTAGGAGCTAAATTATTTTATAGTTTAGATAATGAAAATAGTAATAGTAAAATTTTAGTGTATCCAAATGTGACTGCTTCGTATAAGGTAGTTGGTGATTTAATGATTTTTTACGCTGGAGCGGAAGGGAATTTAGAGCAAAATACTTATATGGACTTTGTGGATCAAAACCCATTTTTATCTCCAACATTAAATATTAATCCAACAGATAAACAGTTTGATGTTTTTGCGGGTTTAAAAGGAAAATTAGCAAATAATGTAAGTTATAAAGTTCAGGGGTCATATGTAAACGAAAGAAATAAAGCATTGTTTAAAAGCAATAATTATACAGAAGATATAGCTAATGAGAATTATGCTTTTGGAAACTCTTTTCAAGTAGTGTATGATGATATGACAACAATGCGTTTTTATGGAGAGTTAAAAGCCGATTTTTCAGAGAATGTTTCTTTCGGAATCAACGGAACTTTTAATAGTTATAGTAATGATTACCAAAGTGAAGCTTGGAATTTGCCAACAATGAAATTAAGTACAAGTTTAGATTTTAATGTTACTAAACAATGGTATGCAGGTTTTAATTTATTTTATGTAGGAGAAAGAAAAGACGAGCAGGTAAATACTAGCTTAGGAATAGATGCAAGTCCGATTACATTAAAAAGCTATTTCGATTTAAATGCGCATGTAGGGTATAAATACAGCGAAAGATTGACTTTCTATTTAAAAGCAAATAATATTACCAATCAGGCTTACCAAAGATGGTTAAATTACCCAGTTCAAGGTTTTCAGATTATGGCTGGGGCAAACTATAAATTTGATTTTTAAGAAGACTTAACCGCAAAGATTTACGCAAGTTTTGCAAATGTTTTAGCCTTGTATTCAGGAATGAATTTATTTTATTCCTGAATACAAGGCTAAGTTTTTTTAAATATATTAATTTGCGATCTTTGCGTGAGCCTGATATACTTTGTTGTTAGAAAAAAAACTTAGTATCTCAGTGTCTAAGAAACTTAGTACTTTAAAAAAATGACTTTCAAACAAAAAATACATACTTATTATTTACAAATGGTTCAGGATCGAATAGATGTTTTTAAAGACATGATTTCGGCATTAACTGAAGATTCTAAAAATGATGCTAAAGGCTCAGCAGGAGATAAGCATGAAACAGCTTTGTCAATGATGCATATTGAACAAGAAAAACTAACTAATAAATTAAAAGAAGCGATTGCTCAAAAAGCAATTCTGGATAGAATAGATGCTGATTTTGTTTCTTCAACTATTATTATTGGAAGTTTAGTTCAGGCAAACGGTATTTATTTGTACTTGAGTGTAGCTTTACCAAAAATAACAATTGATGGAGTTAATGTTATTGCATTGTCGCCTCAATCTCCACTAGGTGCTCATTTGATGGGAAATAAAGTTGGTTTTAAATTTGAGATTAACAAAACGCATTATACGATTGAGAGTGTTTTGTAATAAAAAGGCCTATTACTCCTAAATAATATTTAGACTATTTTTGTTTTAATAATGTGATTAGATTCTGATTTAAGCTTTTAGTATTTATGCCTAAAATAGAAAAGAATTTTTTGTCAAAAGCTTCTACAGTCACAATTGCTTTTTTTGTAATTTCTCTTCCTATTTCAGTTAGTACAAC is a genomic window containing:
- a CDS encoding TonB-dependent receptor yields the protein MKINFQNKHIAFLLLLSSQLTLAQKKDETKKKEETIGTEEVNVVKAYLPTISDAFKVKEIPSLNDDGNAPKETIKYTIFSFPVASTFTPSKGNAQGVDKAKKEHLFTNYATAGVGNYGNLNAELFVAQELGNNDYVAGMFKHQSSQGGIKGIDLNDKFYDTSLDVIYGVKNRDMSWSIDLGYQNQIYNWYGLPVDFGSTLTPQDRGMLLSSISPKHSYNGINLGGNIDFSDGIFTKASMKYSHFSDGLKSSENRFYIKPSFKVEIMDQSINTDVIVDYVGGSFENNYEKTNLQPIKYGFTNFGLSPSFVMQQDDWTLNLGAKLFYSLDNENSNSKILVYPNVTASYKVVGDLMIFYAGAEGNLEQNTYMDFVDQNPFLSPTLNINPTDKQFDVFAGLKGKLANNVSYKVQGSYVNERNKALFKSNNYTEDIANENYAFGNSFQVVYDDMTTMRFYGELKADFSENVSFGINGTFNSYSNDYQSEAWNLPTMKLSTSLDFNVTKQWYAGFNLFYVGERKDEQVNTSLGIDASPITLKSYFDLNAHVGYKYSERLTFYLKANNITNQAYQRWLNYPVQGFQIMAGANYKFDF